AAAAAGACACCCCGACCACCGGTCGAAATGGCTTCATCCATCCTCACAAACCGATCTGCCCCATCCAGCCCCAGCCTTCCTCAGTAACCAAGAAAAAATATAAGTTCTTAAGTAGCACACCCCCGGCCAACAAACAATAAACAAATAATCCTAACGATCTGTCCGCCATACCGGGCGAGAAACGCGGTTGTGGTTCAAAAAGAAGCAAAAATTCGCGCGGTCGATACCCCCGGAGCCTGTAGATCGAGGTCGAGAAAGTAGCCGAACGGGGTCTGCTGCACCTGATAGTCGGCACTCTTCAGACGGGTCGCGGCCTGATTGAGGAGCTCTTTGGTGAAGGCCGCGTCGGCTTTGGTTTCGGCCAGGTGAGAGAAGCTGTGCAGCACGATGGTGGTGGTGTCGTTTTTACGCGCACCCCACTTGAGATTCTTGACCAGTTTTTTCTCGACCTTCGCCGCATCCGCAGCGTCTTGCGCCTCGGCGTGGATCAGTCCGATCAGTGCGTCATGAACCTCCCCCGGCTGGGTGCATTCGGGTTCCTCGGCAAGGGTTTTATGGGCGGGATGATAAGCGAAGCGCGTGGTGTAGATCATCAGCAATTTCATCGCTGCGTCCTTTCTGAATAACGGCGGTATGCCGCGCCCTGAGCGGGGAAGGCGCGTTAACTGAACAGGGTGCCCAGATAGGTGAACAACCCCGATTCCTTGATCTTGGCATAGAGGACCATCGCCACCGCCAGCGGAGAAACGTAGCGGATCATGAAATGCCAGACCGGGAAGACCCAGGGCGCGTTGCCCGCCAGCAGTTCCTCTTTTTCGGCGTCCCCTTTCCAGAACCAGCCGACATAGAGGGCAATCAGCAGGCCGGAGATCGGCAGTAGGTAGTTGGAGGCGACCAGGTCGATGCTGTCAAAAAAGGTCCGCTCCCCGAGGAAAGTCCAGCTGCCCAGAACGTTGTACGACAGGGCCGACGGGATACCGACGACAAAACAGAGGAGCGCCAGAAAGGTGGTCGCTTTTTTCCGTCCCCAGCCCCGTTCATCAATCAGGTAGGCGACCT
This Desulfuromonadaceae bacterium DNA region includes the following protein-coding sequences:
- a CDS encoding threonyl-tRNA synthetase editing domain-containing protein is translated as MKLLMIYTTRFAYHPAHKTLAEEPECTQPGEVHDALIGLIHAEAQDAADAAKVEKKLVKNLKWGARKNDTTTIVLHSFSHLAETKADAAFTKELLNQAATRLKSADYQVQQTPFGYFLDLDLQAPGVSTARIFASF